One window of Micropterus dolomieu isolate WLL.071019.BEF.003 ecotype Adirondacks linkage group LG13, ASM2129224v1, whole genome shotgun sequence genomic DNA carries:
- the s100z gene encoding protein S100-Z yields MPSQLEGAMDALITVFYNYSGHDGDKYKLNKGELKQLLNSELTDFLMSQKDPMLVEKIMNDLDSNKDNEVDFNEFVVLVAALTVACNDFFQEQKKKAK; encoded by the exons ATGCCGAGCCAACTTGAGGGTGCAATGGATGCTCTGATAACAGTCTTCTACAACTACTCTGGACATGATGGCGACAAATACAAACTCAACAAGGGCGAGTTAAAGCAACTCTTGAACAGTGAGCTCACTGACTTCCTCATG tctcaGAAGGATCCAATGCTGGTGGAGAAAATCATGAATGACCTGGACTCTAACAAAGACAACGAGGTGGATTTCAATGAGTTTGTTGTCTTGGTGGCAGCACTGACTGTTGCCTGCAATGACTTCTTCcaagagcagaagaagaaagccAAGTAG
- the LOC123982185 gene encoding corticotropin-releasing factor-binding protein, translating to MERTFRQQLFFLVLSLSVLKGDSRYIENNEISKDDLYSFFTSELKRETTEELMYHRPLRCLDMVAVEGKFTFTAERPQLSCAAFFMAEPNEMISVDYDNVDINCSGGDFITVFDGWVMKGEKFPSSQDHPLPLYERYVDYCDSGSLRRSVRSSQNVAMIFFRIHNAGSSFTLIVRKHINPLPCNVISQSPEGSYTMVIPQQHRNCSFSIIYPVAIDVSEFSLGHFNNFPKRSMPGCAESGDFVQLLGGSGIDTSKLLPITDLCISFTGPTHMKIGCDNTVVRMVSSGKFVNRVSFSYRLLDSQELQMIKLNNVEDFCFNN from the exons ATGGAGCGCACTTTTCGACAGCAGCTCTTCTTTCTGGtgttgtctctgtctgtcctcaagGGAGACTCCAGATACATTGAG aaCAACGAGATCTCAAAAGatgatttatattcatttttCACCTCGGAACTCAAGAGAGAAACAACGGAAGAATTAATGTATCACCGACCTTTAC GTTGTCTGGACATGGTTGCAGTGGAGGGTAAGTTCACCTTCACAGCAGAGCGTCCTCAGCTCAGCTGTGCTGCTTTCTTCATGGCAGAGCCCAATGAAATGATAAGTGTGGATTATGACAACGTTGACATCAACTGCAGCGGAGGGGACTTCATCACG GTGTTTGACGGCTGGGTGATGAAAGGAGAAAAGTTCCCCAGCTCCCAGGATCACCCTCTACCTCTGTACGAGCGCTATGTGGATTACTGTGACTCTGGATCACTGAGGAGAAGCGTGCGCTCTTCTCAGAATGTGGCCATGATCTTCTTCCGCATTCACAACGCTGGCAGCAGCTTCACCCTGATAGTCAGAAAACACATCAATCCTTTAC CCTGTAATGTCATCTCCCAGTCACCAGAGGGCAGTTACACAATGGTTATCCCGCAGCAGCACAGGAACTGCAGCTTCTCCATCATATATCCAGTGGCGATTGACGTCTCTGAGTTCAGCCTGGGACACTTCAACAACTTCCCCAAG AGGTCCATGCCTGGTTGTGCAGAATCAGGAGATTTTGTGCAGCTGCTGGGAGGAAGTGGCATCGACACATCAAAGCTGCTGCCCATCACAGACCTCTGCATCTCCTTCACTGGACCAA CCCACATGAAGATTGGCTGTGATAACACAGTGGTGAGGATGGTGTCTAGCGGGAAGTTTGTTAACCGAGTGTCTTTCAGCTACAGGCTACTGGACAGCCAGGAGCTGCAGATGATTAAACTCAACAATGTGgaagatttttgttttaataactga